In one window of Erinaceus europaeus chromosome 17, mEriEur2.1, whole genome shotgun sequence DNA:
- the LOC103117493 gene encoding olfactory receptor 52I2-like yields MMLEATYNHTPITHDTFFLVGIPGLPSSHVWLAVSLTAMYTIVLLGNTLILTVIWRDSTLREPMYCFLCVLASVDIAMASSVVPKMVGIFCSGDSSIGFKACLTQMYFVHAATAVETGLLLAMAFDRYVAICKPLHYQTILTPQVMLGMCVAITVRAVLFMTPLSWMVSQLPFCDSNVILHSYCEHIAVAKLACADPMPSSLYSLIGSSIIVGSDVAFIAASYSLILQAVFRLSSKNAQLKALSTCGSHVGVMALYYLPGMASIYVAWLGKDTVPLHTQVLLADLYLVIPPTLNPIIYGLRTRQIRERAWSLLTRCLFHHSNFDL; encoded by the coding sequence ATGATGCTGGAGGCAACCTACAACCACACACCAATCACCCATGATACCTTCTTCCTTGTGGGTATCCCAGGCTTGCCATCTTCACACGTCTGGCTGGCTGTCTCACTGACCGCCATGTATACCATAGTGCTGTTAGGAAACACCCTCATCCTGACTGTGATCTGGAGGGACTCCACCCTCCGAGAGCCCATGTACTGCTTCCTGTGTGTTCTAGCTTCTGTGGACATTGCTATGGCCTCCTCTGTAGTGCCCAAGATGGTGGGCATCTTCTGCTCAGGAGACAGCTCCATCGGCTTCAAGGCCTGTCTCACTCAGATGTACTTTGTCCATGCAGCCACAGCGGTGGAGACAGGCCTCCTGCTGGCCATGGCTTTTGACCGCTATGTAGCCATCTGCAAGCCCCTACACTACCAGACAATTCTCACACCTCAAGTGATGCTGGGAATGTGTGTGGCCATCACCGTCAGAGCTGTCCTGTTCATGACTCCACTGAGCTGGATGGTGAGTCAACTCCCTTTCTGTGACTCCAATGTGATTCTCCATTCCTACTGTGAACACATAGCTGTGGCCAAGCTGGCATGCGCTGACCCCATGCCCAGTAGTCTCTACAGCCTGATTGGTTCTTCCATTATTGTGGGCTCAGATGTGGCCTTCATTGCTGCTTCCTACAGCCTGATTCTCCAGGCCGTGTTTAGACTTTCCTCAAAGAATGCTCAGTTGAAAGcactaagcacatgtggctcccatGTGGGGGTTATGGCTCTGTATTACCTGCCTGGGATGGCATCCATCTATGTGGCCTGGCTAGGGAAGGACACTGTACCTCTGCATACCCAAGTGCTGTTAGCTGACTTGTACCTGGTCATCCCACCTACATTAAACCCCATCATCTATGGCTTGAGGACCAGACAAATACGGGAGCGAGCATGGAGTTTACTGACACGCTGCCTCTTCCACCACTCCAACTTTGATTTGTGA
- the TRIM68 gene encoding E3 ubiquitin-protein ligase TRIM68 isoform X1, protein MGKHLSCQFQVVATGALLYQRTIFTLPTHIAIGPLHLYLMFMYLKKKRSLGSCSWAWRWRVELGRYLSTVPVWELRQFICTTAVKRLIVEQVNSSLENSRKPCGTAWLPVALQKEPEGAMEPIVLVDAVLEEVTCPICMTFLREPMSVNCGHTFCNSCLSRLWEIPMEFQDWGYICPLCRAPVQPTAVRPNWQLGSVVEKIRLLGLQPGMGLQGSTCEVHRQHLTEFCREDGLLMCKACSQAPEHSAHRIVPMEDVSWEYKWKLHEALEHLIKQQEQAWKLEVGERKRTATWKLQVETRKQSITWEFEKYLRLLNQQPSGRQLEEEAAAALASLQQEERETLQSLELSHKQIGQQGQALARMVAELEERTRRPVRWMLWGIQEVLSRSKSWSLQKPEPVSLELRTSCRVEGLREILRTYAADVRLDPDTAYSRLVVSEDRKCVHYGDTTQNLPDNPERFYRYNIVLGSQRLSSGRHYWEVEVGDRSEWGLGVCREDVDRKEVVFLSPHYGFWVVRLRNGNEYRAGTDESPLLCLPVPPRRVGVFLDYEAHDISFYNVTDNGSHIFTFPHAPFPGPLLPYFSPCYSIGANNTAPLAICSLEGEAPPEPHSLPEPMELPAPAPKSLEKKAD, encoded by the exons ATGGGTAAACATCTATCTTGTCAATTTCAGGTTGTAGCTACTGGTGCCCTCCTGTATCAAAGGACGATATTCACACTTCCAACACACATAGCAATTGGACCTCTACATTTATATTTAATGTTCatgtatttaaagaaaaaaagaagtctgggAAGTTGTTCTTGGGCTTGGAGATGGAGGGTTGAACTTGGAAGATACTTATCAACAGTTCCAGTGTGGGAATTAAGACAATTCATATGTACCACTGCTGTTAAGAGACTGATTGTGGAGCAGGTTAATTCAAGCCTGGAAAACAGCAGGAAACCTTGCGG TACTGCTTGGCTTCCTGTTGCACTGCAGAAGGAACCAGAAGGAGCCATGGAGCCTATAGTGTTGGTGGACGCTGTTCTGGAAGAAGTGACTTGTCCCATCTGCATGACCTTCCTGAGGGAGCCCATGAGCGTCAACTGTGGCCACACCTTCTGCAATAGCTGTCTCTCCAGACTCTGGGAGATCCCGATggaattccaggactggggctaCATCTGTCCCCTGTGCCGGGCTCCTGTGCAGCCCACGGCCGTGAGGCCTAACTGGCAGTTGGGCAGTGTGGTGGAGAAGATCCGATTGCTGGGGCTGCAGCCAGGCATGGGGCTGCAGGGCAGTACCTGCGAGGTGCACAGACAGCATCTGACGGAGTTCTGCAGAGAGGATGGCCTCCTCATGTGCAAGGCCTGCAGCCAGGCCCCAGAGCACAGTGCCCACAGGATCGTGCCCATGGAGGACGTCTCCTGGGAGTACAAG TGGAAACTCCATGAGGCTCTGGAGCATCTGATTAAACAGCAGGAACAGGCCTGGAAGCTGGAAGTTGGTGAGAGGAAGCGAACTGCCACCTGGAAG CTCCAGGTGGAAACCCGGAAACAGAGTATCACGTGGGAGTTTGAGAAGTATCTCCGACTACTGAACCAGCAGCCCTCGGGCCGGCAGCTGGAGGAGGAGGCAGCTGCAGCTCTGGCCAGCCTgcagcaggaggagagagagaccctgcagaGCCTGGAGCTGAGTCACAAGCAGATAGGGCAGCAAGGCCAGGCCCTGGCGAGGATGGTTGCGGAACTGGAAGAGAGGACCCGCAGGCCTGTGCGCTGGATGCTGTGG gGGATTCAGGAAGTCTTAAGCAG GAGCAAGTCTTGGagcctgcagaagccagagccagTCTCCCTGGAGCTGAGGACCAGTTGCCGTGTGGAGGGTCTGAGAGAGATTCTGCGGACGTACGCAG CTGACGTGCGCCTGGATCCAGACACCGCTTACTCCCGCCTCGTCGTGTCTGAGGACAGAAAATGTGTGCACTACGGAGACACCACGCAGAACCTGCCAGACAACCCCGAGAGGTTCTACCGCTACAACATTGTCCTGGGCAGCCAGCGCCTGTCCTCAGGCCGCCACTactgggaggtggaggtgggagaCAGGTCTGAGTGGGGCCTGGGTGTGTGCAGGGAGGACGTGGACCGCAAGGAGGTGGTCTTCTTATCCCCCCACTATGGCTTCTGGGTGGTGAGGCTGCGGAATGGCAATGAGTACCGGGCAGGGACAGACGAGTCCCCCCTCCTCTGCCTGCCTGTCCCTCCCCGCAGGGTGGGAGTCTTCCTAGATTATGAGGCCCATGATATCTCCTTCTACAATGTGACAGACAACGGCTCCCACATTTTCACCTTCCCCCACGCCCCTTTCCCTGGGCCCCTGCTGCCCTATTTCAGTCCCTGCTACAGCATCGGAGCCAACAACACTGCTCCTCTGGCCATCTGCTCCCTGGAGGGGGAGGCCCCGCCTGAGCCACACTCCCTGCCAGAGCCCATGGAATTGCCGGCCCCAGCCCCCAAGAGTCTGGAGAAGAAAGCTGACTAG
- the TRIM68 gene encoding E3 ubiquitin-protein ligase TRIM68 isoform X2, whose protein sequence is MEPIVLVDAVLEEVTCPICMTFLREPMSVNCGHTFCNSCLSRLWEIPMEFQDWGYICPLCRAPVQPTAVRPNWQLGSVVEKIRLLGLQPGMGLQGSTCEVHRQHLTEFCREDGLLMCKACSQAPEHSAHRIVPMEDVSWEYKWKLHEALEHLIKQQEQAWKLEVGERKRTATWKLQVETRKQSITWEFEKYLRLLNQQPSGRQLEEEAAAALASLQQEERETLQSLELSHKQIGQQGQALARMVAELEERTRRPVRWMLWGIQEVLSRSKSWSLQKPEPVSLELRTSCRVEGLREILRTYAADVRLDPDTAYSRLVVSEDRKCVHYGDTTQNLPDNPERFYRYNIVLGSQRLSSGRHYWEVEVGDRSEWGLGVCREDVDRKEVVFLSPHYGFWVVRLRNGNEYRAGTDESPLLCLPVPPRRVGVFLDYEAHDISFYNVTDNGSHIFTFPHAPFPGPLLPYFSPCYSIGANNTAPLAICSLEGEAPPEPHSLPEPMELPAPAPKSLEKKAD, encoded by the exons ATGGAGCCTATAGTGTTGGTGGACGCTGTTCTGGAAGAAGTGACTTGTCCCATCTGCATGACCTTCCTGAGGGAGCCCATGAGCGTCAACTGTGGCCACACCTTCTGCAATAGCTGTCTCTCCAGACTCTGGGAGATCCCGATggaattccaggactggggctaCATCTGTCCCCTGTGCCGGGCTCCTGTGCAGCCCACGGCCGTGAGGCCTAACTGGCAGTTGGGCAGTGTGGTGGAGAAGATCCGATTGCTGGGGCTGCAGCCAGGCATGGGGCTGCAGGGCAGTACCTGCGAGGTGCACAGACAGCATCTGACGGAGTTCTGCAGAGAGGATGGCCTCCTCATGTGCAAGGCCTGCAGCCAGGCCCCAGAGCACAGTGCCCACAGGATCGTGCCCATGGAGGACGTCTCCTGGGAGTACAAG TGGAAACTCCATGAGGCTCTGGAGCATCTGATTAAACAGCAGGAACAGGCCTGGAAGCTGGAAGTTGGTGAGAGGAAGCGAACTGCCACCTGGAAG CTCCAGGTGGAAACCCGGAAACAGAGTATCACGTGGGAGTTTGAGAAGTATCTCCGACTACTGAACCAGCAGCCCTCGGGCCGGCAGCTGGAGGAGGAGGCAGCTGCAGCTCTGGCCAGCCTgcagcaggaggagagagagaccctgcagaGCCTGGAGCTGAGTCACAAGCAGATAGGGCAGCAAGGCCAGGCCCTGGCGAGGATGGTTGCGGAACTGGAAGAGAGGACCCGCAGGCCTGTGCGCTGGATGCTGTGG gGGATTCAGGAAGTCTTAAGCAG GAGCAAGTCTTGGagcctgcagaagccagagccagTCTCCCTGGAGCTGAGGACCAGTTGCCGTGTGGAGGGTCTGAGAGAGATTCTGCGGACGTACGCAG CTGACGTGCGCCTGGATCCAGACACCGCTTACTCCCGCCTCGTCGTGTCTGAGGACAGAAAATGTGTGCACTACGGAGACACCACGCAGAACCTGCCAGACAACCCCGAGAGGTTCTACCGCTACAACATTGTCCTGGGCAGCCAGCGCCTGTCCTCAGGCCGCCACTactgggaggtggaggtgggagaCAGGTCTGAGTGGGGCCTGGGTGTGTGCAGGGAGGACGTGGACCGCAAGGAGGTGGTCTTCTTATCCCCCCACTATGGCTTCTGGGTGGTGAGGCTGCGGAATGGCAATGAGTACCGGGCAGGGACAGACGAGTCCCCCCTCCTCTGCCTGCCTGTCCCTCCCCGCAGGGTGGGAGTCTTCCTAGATTATGAGGCCCATGATATCTCCTTCTACAATGTGACAGACAACGGCTCCCACATTTTCACCTTCCCCCACGCCCCTTTCCCTGGGCCCCTGCTGCCCTATTTCAGTCCCTGCTACAGCATCGGAGCCAACAACACTGCTCCTCTGGCCATCTGCTCCCTGGAGGGGGAGGCCCCGCCTGAGCCACACTCCCTGCCAGAGCCCATGGAATTGCCGGCCCCAGCCCCCAAGAGTCTGGAGAAGAAAGCTGACTAG
- the TRIM68 gene encoding E3 ubiquitin-protein ligase TRIM68 isoform X3 — protein MGKHLSCQFQVVATGALLYQRTIFTLPTHIAIGPLHLYLMFMYLKKKRSLGSCSWAWRWRVELGRYLSTVPVWELRQFICTTAVKRLIVEQVNSSLENSRKPCGTAWLPVALQKEPEGAMEPIVLVDAVLEEVTCPICMTFLREPMSVNCGHTFCNSCLSRLWEIPMEFQDWGYICPLCRAPVQPTAVRPNWQLGSVVEKIRLLGLQPGMGLQGSTCEVHRQHLTEFCREDGLLMCKACSQAPEHSAHRIVPMEDVSWEYKWKLHEALEHLIKQQEQAWKLEVGERKRTATWKLQVETRKQSITWEFEKYLRLLNQQPSGRQLEEEAAAALASLQQEERETLQSLELSHKQIGQQGQALARMVAELEERTRRPVRWMLWEQVLEPAEARASLPGAEDQLPCGGSERDSADVRS, from the exons ATGGGTAAACATCTATCTTGTCAATTTCAGGTTGTAGCTACTGGTGCCCTCCTGTATCAAAGGACGATATTCACACTTCCAACACACATAGCAATTGGACCTCTACATTTATATTTAATGTTCatgtatttaaagaaaaaaagaagtctgggAAGTTGTTCTTGGGCTTGGAGATGGAGGGTTGAACTTGGAAGATACTTATCAACAGTTCCAGTGTGGGAATTAAGACAATTCATATGTACCACTGCTGTTAAGAGACTGATTGTGGAGCAGGTTAATTCAAGCCTGGAAAACAGCAGGAAACCTTGCGG TACTGCTTGGCTTCCTGTTGCACTGCAGAAGGAACCAGAAGGAGCCATGGAGCCTATAGTGTTGGTGGACGCTGTTCTGGAAGAAGTGACTTGTCCCATCTGCATGACCTTCCTGAGGGAGCCCATGAGCGTCAACTGTGGCCACACCTTCTGCAATAGCTGTCTCTCCAGACTCTGGGAGATCCCGATggaattccaggactggggctaCATCTGTCCCCTGTGCCGGGCTCCTGTGCAGCCCACGGCCGTGAGGCCTAACTGGCAGTTGGGCAGTGTGGTGGAGAAGATCCGATTGCTGGGGCTGCAGCCAGGCATGGGGCTGCAGGGCAGTACCTGCGAGGTGCACAGACAGCATCTGACGGAGTTCTGCAGAGAGGATGGCCTCCTCATGTGCAAGGCCTGCAGCCAGGCCCCAGAGCACAGTGCCCACAGGATCGTGCCCATGGAGGACGTCTCCTGGGAGTACAAG TGGAAACTCCATGAGGCTCTGGAGCATCTGATTAAACAGCAGGAACAGGCCTGGAAGCTGGAAGTTGGTGAGAGGAAGCGAACTGCCACCTGGAAG CTCCAGGTGGAAACCCGGAAACAGAGTATCACGTGGGAGTTTGAGAAGTATCTCCGACTACTGAACCAGCAGCCCTCGGGCCGGCAGCTGGAGGAGGAGGCAGCTGCAGCTCTGGCCAGCCTgcagcaggaggagagagagaccctgcagaGCCTGGAGCTGAGTCACAAGCAGATAGGGCAGCAAGGCCAGGCCCTGGCGAGGATGGTTGCGGAACTGGAAGAGAGGACCCGCAGGCCTGTGCGCTGGATGCTGTGG GAGCAAGTCTTGGagcctgcagaagccagagccagTCTCCCTGGAGCTGAGGACCAGTTGCCGTGTGGAGGGTCTGAGAGAGATTCTGCGGACGTACGCAG CTGA